The following are encoded in a window of Deinococcus budaensis genomic DNA:
- the pth gene encoding aminoacyl-tRNA hydrolase encodes MKLVVGLGNPGGQYEKTRHNVGWLVVDEVGRRWGAAWRKEKDAQVAEVRVGAVPGAKVLLVKPQTFMNASGKAVAPLVGFYKLEPEAVLAVQDDLDSPFGLLKLRPGGRHGGQNGVRDLIRVLGTETFPRLKIGISRPPVGWDPADWVLSKWREEEAATLAELVRLGADAVEVWAGSGLAEAQGRFNSTDLRPKPDPSSERPAEPTASGAVPDPGVS; translated from the coding sequence TTGAAGCTTGTCGTAGGGCTGGGCAATCCGGGGGGTCAGTACGAGAAGACCCGCCACAACGTCGGCTGGCTCGTCGTAGACGAGGTCGGGCGGCGCTGGGGAGCCGCGTGGCGCAAGGAAAAGGACGCGCAGGTGGCGGAGGTCCGGGTGGGTGCCGTTCCCGGCGCGAAGGTGCTGCTGGTCAAGCCGCAGACCTTCATGAACGCGTCGGGCAAGGCGGTGGCTCCCCTCGTCGGCTTCTACAAGCTGGAGCCGGAGGCGGTGCTGGCCGTGCAGGACGATCTGGATAGTCCCTTTGGCCTGCTGAAGCTGCGCCCCGGCGGGCGACACGGCGGCCAGAACGGGGTGCGCGACCTGATCCGGGTGCTGGGGACCGAGACGTTCCCGCGCCTCAAGATCGGCATTTCCCGTCCCCCGGTGGGATGGGATCCGGCAGACTGGGTACTCAGCAAGTGGCGGGAGGAGGAGGCCGCGACCCTCGCCGAACTTGTCCGGCTGGGGGCCGACGCGGTGGAGGTCTGGGCCGGGTCCGGGCTGGCCGAGGCGCAGGGCCGCTTCAACAGCACCGACTTGCGCCCCAAACCCGATCCTTCGTCCGAACGTCCCGCCGAGCCGACCGCCTCCGGCGCTGTCCCTGACCCCGGCGTATCCTGA
- a CDS encoding M42 family metallopeptidase, with translation MTTTELRLDVLRHLSDLNGVPGQEDAVRDFVLSDLEGLVDEVRVDALGNVIALKRGREDAEGKRERVMLSAHMDEIGFLVRYIDEKGFLRVQALGGFDTRNLFARNVTVHTRGGALPGLLTPGGRPVHIATPEDRKKVPEVKEFFVDLGLGADDVKGRVRIGDMVTLDQTARQVGAMTVGKAMDDRASVFLQLEVLRAFREERPRHDVVAVFSVQEEVGLRGAIVAAYGVEPTLGIGLDVTLAVDTPGVGPDEAVTRLGEGIGIKVFDSTMISTRWLVDEFVDLAEREGIPYQMEVLALGGTDGAAIQRTRAGVPTLTLSLPTRYIHTIVEAVHETDLRAGVDLLVAYLR, from the coding sequence GTGACCACAACGGAACTAAGGCTGGATGTCCTGCGCCACCTCTCCGACCTGAACGGCGTGCCCGGTCAGGAAGACGCCGTGCGCGACTTCGTGCTCTCCGACCTGGAAGGGCTGGTGGACGAGGTGCGGGTGGACGCGCTGGGCAACGTGATTGCCCTGAAGCGTGGGCGCGAGGACGCCGAGGGGAAGCGCGAGCGCGTGATGCTCAGCGCCCACATGGACGAGATCGGCTTTCTGGTGCGGTACATCGACGAGAAAGGCTTCCTGCGGGTGCAGGCGCTGGGCGGCTTCGACACCCGCAACCTGTTTGCCCGCAACGTCACGGTGCATACGCGCGGCGGGGCGCTGCCCGGCCTGCTGACCCCCGGCGGTCGCCCGGTCCACATCGCCACCCCGGAAGACCGCAAAAAGGTGCCCGAGGTCAAGGAATTCTTCGTGGACCTCGGCCTGGGTGCGGACGACGTGAAGGGCCGCGTGCGGATCGGGGACATGGTCACCCTGGACCAGACCGCCCGGCAGGTCGGGGCCATGACGGTGGGCAAGGCGATGGACGACCGCGCCAGCGTGTTCCTGCAACTGGAGGTGCTGCGGGCCTTCCGGGAGGAGCGCCCCCGGCATGACGTGGTCGCCGTCTTCAGCGTGCAGGAGGAGGTCGGCCTGCGCGGGGCCATCGTCGCGGCGTACGGGGTCGAGCCGACCCTGGGCATCGGCCTCGACGTGACGCTCGCGGTGGACACCCCCGGTGTCGGCCCTGACGAGGCGGTCACCCGGCTGGGCGAGGGCATCGGCATCAAGGTCTTCGACTCCACCATGATCTCGACCCGCTGGCTGGTGGACGAGTTCGTAGACCTCGCGGAGAGGGAAGGCATTCCGTACCAGATGGAGGTGCTCGCGCTGGGCGGCACCGACGGCGCGGCCATCCAGCGCACGCGGGCGGGGGTGCCCACCCTGACCCTCAGCCTGCCGACACGGTACATCCACACCATTGTGGAGGCCGTTCACGAGACGGACCTGCGGGCCGGGGTGGACCTCCTCGTCGCCTACCTGCGCTGA
- a CDS encoding DUF4126 domain-containing protein, translating into MELLSGLLSSLGLSGAAGLNASIPLLLVGLLARFGVLDLAAPFDLLANPWVLLGIGVLGVLDFIGDKIPGVDHALHLVGGVVNAAAGAILFAAQTGVAEVPPALSLALGFVVAGGVHATRAAVRPVATATTGGLANPALSAAEDGASLSLSVLAIFAPVLAVLGLAGVLVFAARLWTRVRGRRAA; encoded by the coding sequence ATGGAACTTCTCTCCGGCTTGCTGTCCTCGCTGGGCCTGTCGGGGGCGGCGGGCCTGAACGCCTCCATCCCGCTGCTGCTCGTGGGGCTGCTCGCGCGGTTCGGGGTGCTGGACCTCGCCGCGCCCTTCGACCTGCTGGCGAACCCCTGGGTGCTGCTGGGCATCGGGGTGCTGGGCGTGCTGGACTTTATCGGGGACAAGATCCCCGGCGTGGACCACGCGCTGCACCTTGTCGGCGGGGTGGTGAATGCGGCGGCGGGGGCCATCCTCTTTGCCGCACAGACGGGCGTGGCGGAGGTGCCCCCGGCGCTGAGCCTCGCGCTGGGCTTTGTCGTGGCGGGCGGGGTTCACGCGACCCGCGCCGCCGTGCGTCCGGTCGCCACCGCCACGACGGGCGGCCTCGCCAACCCGGCCCTCAGCGCCGCCGAGGACGGGGCCAGCCTGAGCCTGAGCGTGCTGGCGATCTTCGCCCCGGTGCTCGCGGTGCTGGGGCTGGCGGGGGTACTCGTCTTTGCCGCCCGGCTGTGGACACGGGTGCGGGGACGCCGCGCCGCCTAA
- a CDS encoding P-II family nitrogen regulator yields the protein MKLITAVVRPERVGQVKEALFQAGISGLTLARVSGHGGEQEIVEHYRGTRVMIEFRDKVEFRMAVSEPFVEAAIRAICQAARTGEVGDGKIFVQPLERVVRIRTGEEDAAALTPVTERQLTPVQTARSGA from the coding sequence ATGAAACTGATCACGGCGGTCGTGCGGCCCGAGCGGGTGGGGCAGGTCAAGGAGGCGCTGTTTCAGGCGGGGATCAGCGGGCTGACGCTGGCGCGGGTCTCCGGGCACGGCGGCGAGCAGGAGATCGTCGAGCACTACCGGGGCACGCGGGTGATGATCGAATTCCGCGACAAGGTCGAGTTCCGCATGGCGGTGAGCGAACCCTTTGTCGAGGCGGCCATCCGCGCGATCTGCCAGGCGGCGCGCACGGGCGAGGTGGGAGACGGCAAGATCTTCGTGCAGCCGCTGGAACGGGTGGTCCGCATCCGCACCGGCGAGGAGGACGCGGCCGCCCTGACCCCCGTCACCGAGCGCCAGCTCACGCCCGTGCAGACGGCCCGGAGCGGCGCATGA
- a CDS encoding ammonium transporter has protein sequence MSRALSGATLALLWLGGGALAQAPTPALDSGDTAWMLVSAALVLLMTPGLAFFYGGLSRSASVLNTMMMSVTSIGLVGVLWTLVGYTLAFGEGGNALIGGLGHLGLEGLGGELTGSVPSSVFAAFQAMFAIIALALISGAVVERMRFGAFLLFGGLWSLLIYAPLAHWVWSADGWLFQLGALDFAGGTVIHIAAGVSALVAAWVLGPRLGYPRAAHVPHNVPFVLLGAGLLWFGWMGFNAGSALAANQTAALALLTTLVAPAAALLTWLGWEAARTGKPTAVGAATGLVVGLVAITPACAFVTPWAALVIGVLGATASFWTVQAKRRLGADDALDVFACHGVAGIVGALLTGALAWTTASGEAPGPQLLIQLIGVLASVAFTGLGSFVLLRLVGVLTQLRVSPRQEVGGMDLSAHSEQGYSDQEGGLGAPVFVGGD, from the coding sequence ATGAGCCGCGCATTGTCCGGCGCCACGCTGGCGCTGCTGTGGCTGGGCGGCGGCGCCCTCGCGCAGGCCCCCACCCCAGCGCTCGACTCCGGCGACACCGCCTGGATGCTCGTCTCGGCGGCCCTGGTGCTGCTGATGACGCCGGGCCTGGCTTTCTTCTACGGGGGCCTGAGCCGCTCGGCCAGCGTGCTGAACACCATGATGATGAGCGTCACGTCCATCGGGCTGGTCGGCGTGCTGTGGACGCTGGTGGGCTACACCCTGGCTTTCGGGGAGGGGGGCAATGCGCTGATCGGCGGCCTGGGCCACCTGGGGCTGGAAGGCCTCGGCGGCGAGCTGACCGGCAGCGTCCCCTCCTCCGTCTTTGCGGCCTTCCAGGCGATGTTCGCGATCATCGCGCTGGCGCTGATCAGCGGGGCGGTCGTCGAGCGGATGCGCTTTGGCGCCTTCCTGCTGTTCGGCGGGCTGTGGAGCCTGCTGATCTACGCGCCGCTGGCCCACTGGGTCTGGAGCGCCGACGGCTGGCTCTTTCAGCTCGGCGCGCTGGATTTCGCGGGCGGCACGGTCATCCACATCGCGGCGGGGGTCAGCGCACTGGTGGCCGCCTGGGTGCTGGGGCCTCGGCTGGGCTACCCGCGCGCCGCGCACGTGCCGCACAACGTTCCCTTCGTGCTGCTGGGCGCCGGGCTGCTGTGGTTCGGCTGGATGGGCTTCAACGCGGGCAGCGCCCTGGCCGCCAATCAGACGGCTGCGCTGGCGCTGCTCACCACGCTGGTCGCGCCCGCCGCCGCCCTGCTGACCTGGCTGGGCTGGGAGGCCGCGCGCACCGGCAAACCCACCGCCGTGGGCGCCGCGACCGGGCTGGTCGTCGGGTTGGTCGCGATTACCCCTGCCTGCGCTTTCGTGACCCCCTGGGCGGCGCTGGTGATCGGCGTGCTGGGCGCGACCGCCAGCTTCTGGACCGTGCAGGCCAAGCGCCGCCTGGGGGCCGACGACGCCCTGGACGTGTTCGCCTGCCACGGGGTCGCCGGGATCGTGGGGGCGCTCCTGACCGGGGCGCTGGCCTGGACCACCGCCAGCGGCGAGGCGCCCGGCCCGCAGCTGCTGATCCAGCTGATCGGCGTGCTCGCCAGCGTGGCCTTTACCGGCCTGGGCAGCTTCGTGTTGCTGCGGCTGGTGGGCGTGCTGACGCAGCTGCGCGTCTCGCCCCGGCAGGAGGTCGGCGGGATGGACCTCAGCGCCCACAGCGAGCAGGGCTACAGCGACCAGGAGGGCGGGCTGGGCGCCCCGGTGTTTGTGGGCGGCGACTGA
- a CDS encoding V-type ATPase subunit subunit G family protein → MDVSSRVLSELASREAALDAQIEAAREEARREVEAAEAQAARILQDAQAQVQAMQAQHDQSLAAETARIREDARRQAEEGAQLTRERAGGRVQQAAEYILRAVLP, encoded by the coding sequence TTGGACGTCTCAAGTCGAGTCTTGAGTGAACTCGCCAGCCGGGAAGCCGCCCTGGACGCGCAGATCGAAGCGGCCCGCGAGGAAGCCAGGCGGGAGGTGGAAGCTGCCGAGGCCCAGGCGGCCCGCATCCTTCAGGACGCGCAGGCGCAGGTGCAGGCCATGCAGGCCCAGCACGACCAGTCGCTCGCGGCCGAGACGGCGCGCATCCGCGAGGACGCCCGCCGGCAGGCCGAGGAGGGCGCCCAGCTCACCCGCGAGCGCGCGGGCGGGCGGGTGCAGCAGGCCGCCGAGTACATCCTGAGGGCGGTGCTCCCGTGA
- a CDS encoding V-type ATPase 116kDa subunit family protein, giving the protein MINPMQQVVIAVRKRDSEAVITALQDAGVLHLRPITGGPLGTGSLAGQDAQSRREDERLLARAESTIAELGAYRPAPAPLPAQGEWESVVEGAATPVSALARQRQELQADLDAEGAYGDAVRALARLAGGLDRSRRLSVVPFVLQPSDNLAELGAALDAALPQRYALATEAVGQNRVGLVAALRSERDAVRSALSRVRLGELRLPGRFDGMALSEAAAAMEQIRQHGADRQRALGEQREALARTHGPALYAVRDALKDRVAIHDVRAVSARGKYSLAMQGYLPADRVPALSAALGGFGDAVSYELHPVDEHHGETVPVQLKNNSYVRPFQVVMGLMSLPKYGTFDPTWVIAVFFPLFFGIIIADIGYGLLFALFGLWLRGKAQRNEGWDLSFFGAYVPPATLRDLSFVTLVMSAWSIVWGFLTGEFFGTLLEHLHVFYINPELLNNLWGWTGIRYPEEEAHSGLIPILFPRLETGYFSNVALVFALLFGILQVLWGWGIRIRQGLKHRDSVHVWEGLALFGGVGALILMAFATRAGKDFSEFTNFANPLILLMYVGFALFLIGWLRVIKHYPLLPIELLSQGGAVVSYARIFAVGLVSAILAKLCTDLGWSLYENIGFLGIIIGILLGAVLHFFVLALTLIGHIIQPLRLHMVEFLNPTGFNAETSPAYNPLRRLSPAASGQAK; this is encoded by the coding sequence GTGATCAACCCCATGCAGCAGGTCGTGATCGCTGTTCGCAAACGCGACAGCGAGGCCGTGATCACCGCGCTGCAAGACGCCGGGGTGCTGCACCTGCGGCCCATCACGGGCGGGCCTTTGGGCACCGGCTCGCTGGCCGGGCAAGACGCCCAGTCCCGCCGCGAGGACGAGCGGTTGCTCGCGCGGGCCGAGAGCACCATCGCCGAACTCGGGGCCTACCGCCCCGCCCCCGCCCCCCTGCCTGCCCAGGGTGAGTGGGAGAGCGTGGTGGAGGGCGCAGCCACGCCAGTGTCCGCCCTGGCCCGCCAGCGCCAGGAACTTCAGGCCGATCTCGACGCCGAGGGCGCCTACGGGGACGCGGTGCGGGCGCTGGCCCGGCTGGCCGGAGGGCTGGACCGCAGCCGCCGCCTGAGTGTGGTGCCCTTTGTGCTTCAGCCCAGCGACAACCTCGCGGAGCTGGGGGCGGCGCTCGACGCGGCCCTGCCGCAGCGCTACGCCCTGGCCACCGAGGCGGTCGGGCAAAACCGGGTCGGCCTGGTGGCGGCGCTGCGCTCCGAGCGCGACGCCGTCCGCTCGGCCCTGTCGCGGGTGCGCCTGGGCGAGCTGCGGCTGCCGGGGCGCTTCGACGGCATGGCGCTGTCGGAGGCCGCCGCCGCGATGGAGCAGATCCGCCAGCACGGCGCCGACCGGCAACGGGCGCTCGGCGAGCAGCGTGAGGCGCTGGCCCGCACCCACGGCCCGGCCCTCTATGCCGTGCGCGACGCGCTCAAAGACCGCGTGGCGATTCACGACGTGCGGGCGGTCTCGGCGCGCGGCAAGTACAGCCTCGCCATGCAGGGCTACCTGCCCGCCGACCGGGTGCCTGCCCTCTCGGCGGCGCTGGGGGGATTCGGGGACGCGGTGAGCTACGAGCTGCACCCGGTCGACGAGCACCACGGCGAAACAGTCCCGGTACAGCTCAAGAACAACAGCTACGTCCGGCCGTTTCAGGTCGTGATGGGCCTGATGAGCCTGCCCAAGTACGGCACCTTCGATCCCACCTGGGTGATCGCCGTCTTCTTCCCGCTGTTTTTCGGCATCATCATCGCGGACATCGGCTACGGCCTGCTCTTCGCCCTGTTCGGCCTGTGGCTGCGCGGCAAGGCGCAGCGGAACGAGGGCTGGGACCTCAGCTTCTTCGGGGCCTACGTGCCGCCCGCCACCCTGCGCGACCTGAGCTTCGTCACGCTGGTGATGTCGGCCTGGAGCATCGTGTGGGGCTTCCTGACCGGGGAGTTTTTCGGCACGCTGCTGGAGCACCTGCACGTCTTTTACATCAACCCCGAACTGCTGAATAACCTCTGGGGCTGGACGGGCATCCGTTACCCAGAGGAAGAGGCGCACTCGGGCCTGATCCCGATTCTCTTTCCCCGTCTGGAGACCGGCTATTTCTCCAACGTGGCGCTCGTCTTCGCGCTGCTGTTCGGCATCCTGCAAGTGCTGTGGGGCTGGGGCATCCGCATTCGGCAGGGTCTCAAGCACCGCGATTCCGTGCATGTCTGGGAGGGCCTGGCGCTCTTCGGCGGCGTGGGCGCCTTGATCCTGATGGCCTTTGCCACCCGCGCGGGCAAGGACTTCAGCGAGTTCACCAACTTCGCCAACCCGCTGATCTTGCTGATGTACGTGGGCTTCGCGCTGTTCCTGATCGGCTGGCTGCGGGTCATCAAGCACTACCCGCTGCTGCCCATCGAGCTTTTGTCGCAGGGCGGCGCGGTCGTGAGCTACGCCCGTATCTTTGCGGTCGGGCTGGTCAGCGCGATTCTCGCCAAGCTCTGCACCGATCTGGGCTGGAGCCTGTACGAGAACATCGGCTTCCTGGGCATCATCATCGGCATTCTGCTGGGCGCCGTGCTGCACTTTTTCGTGCTGGCGCTGACCCTCATCGGCCACATCATCCAGCCGCTGCGTCTGCACATGGTCGAGTTTCTCAACCCGACCGGCTTCAACGCCGAGACCAGCCCGGCCTACAATCCCCTTCGCCGCCTCAGCCCCGCCGCCAGCGGGCAGGCTAAATAA
- a CDS encoding V-type ATP synthase subunit K, translating to MTKYNKIVLASLVLALASSGLAQEAGAAGDETYRGLRALGAGLALGLGAVGTGIAQARIGSSLVGAVAEDPSKAGSLLLYFLIPETLVIFGFLALFILN from the coding sequence ATGACCAAGTACAACAAGATCGTCCTCGCGTCCCTCGTCCTCGCCCTCGCCAGCAGCGGTCTGGCGCAGGAGGCCGGTGCGGCAGGCGACGAGACCTACCGGGGCCTGCGGGCACTGGGTGCAGGCCTCGCGCTCGGCCTGGGCGCGGTCGGCACCGGCATCGCGCAGGCCCGGATCGGCTCCAGCCTCGTCGGCGCCGTCGCCGAGGACCCCAGCAAGGCGGGCAGCCTGCTGCTGTACTTCCTGATTCCCGAAACCCTGGTGATCTTCGGCTTCCTCGCGCTGTTCATCCTGAACTGA
- a CDS encoding V-type ATP synthase subunit E: MALDKLLEHEAQADIERIRAEARDRAQAILAGAQERARSLIESRTRALETQRQAGLVRARSAADLELSASRLGANEQGLTEVYALVEQQLRDITRLPEYRQILGRLIAQAREAIPNAEAVEVNPADAALARELVLDVPVRENPGIVGGVRVVTGGGKSGITNTLPGRLERVKGELAPQVSRLLAGE, encoded by the coding sequence ATGGCGCTCGACAAGCTTCTCGAACACGAAGCGCAGGCGGACATCGAGCGCATCCGCGCCGAGGCCCGTGACCGCGCGCAGGCGATTCTCGCGGGCGCGCAGGAACGTGCCCGGTCCCTGATCGAGAGCCGCACCCGCGCCCTGGAGACCCAGCGTCAGGCGGGGCTGGTGCGCGCCCGCAGCGCCGCCGACCTCGAACTCAGCGCCTCGCGCCTGGGCGCCAACGAGCAGGGCCTGACCGAGGTCTACGCCCTGGTCGAGCAGCAGCTGCGCGACATCACCCGCCTGCCCGAGTACCGCCAGATCCTGGGGCGCCTGATCGCGCAGGCCCGCGAGGCGATTCCGAATGCCGAGGCGGTCGAGGTCAACCCGGCCGACGCCGCCCTGGCCCGCGAACTTGTCCTCGACGTGCCGGTGCGTGAGAACCCGGGCATCGTCGGCGGCGTGCGCGTGGTCACCGGCGGCGGCAAGAGCGGCATCACCAACACCCTGCCCGGCCGCCTGGAGCGGGTCAAGGGCGAACTCGCGCCGCAGGTCAGCCGCCTGCTCGCCGGGGAATAG
- a CDS encoding V0D/AC39 family V-type ATPase subunit, whose amino-acid sequence MPDDYAYINTRVRVMRTKLLGGRALDSALAAGSYQEFLRVLAETDLASEMRETTAEGAGLPELDRALSQNLFATTQKVLGFADGEAKREIQALLMRWDLVNLKTVARGLAGGRGSETILQSLIPGGTLKPAALQTAAQSSDLASAAAAIAVSGHPLARAFRDGAAAYNASNRLLDLEVALDQGYYRHALSVARNTSLRRFLGREIDVTNALIARSARESGQPLDPGLFVAGGHLDAGGYSRLAGGDAGGVAEVAAVLDAPSLEDAEAAARAALDTAARNVAAGDPEGVGVILDFLRRKEIEIAKLRLIGRGKFYDLPTEQIRREVQA is encoded by the coding sequence ATGCCCGACGACTACGCTTACATCAACACGCGCGTCCGCGTGATGCGGACCAAACTGCTGGGCGGGCGCGCCCTTGACTCAGCGCTCGCGGCGGGCAGCTATCAGGAGTTCCTGCGCGTCCTGGCGGAGACGGACCTCGCCTCCGAGATGCGCGAGACGACCGCCGAGGGCGCGGGGCTGCCCGAACTCGACCGCGCGCTGTCGCAAAACCTGTTCGCCACCACCCAGAAGGTGTTGGGCTTTGCCGACGGTGAGGCCAAACGGGAGATCCAGGCCCTGCTGATGCGCTGGGACCTGGTGAACCTCAAGACCGTCGCGCGCGGCCTCGCCGGGGGCCGGGGCAGCGAGACCATCTTGCAAAGCCTGATTCCCGGCGGGACCCTCAAACCTGCCGCGCTTCAGACGGCCGCCCAGAGCAGCGACCTTGCCAGCGCCGCGGCCGCCATCGCGGTCAGCGGGCATCCGCTCGCCCGGGCCTTCCGGGACGGGGCGGCGGCTTACAACGCCAGCAACCGGCTGCTTGATCTGGAAGTCGCGCTGGATCAGGGGTACTACCGCCATGCCCTGAGCGTGGCGCGCAACACCAGCCTGCGCCGCTTCCTGGGCCGCGAGATCGACGTGACCAACGCCCTGATCGCCCGCAGCGCCCGCGAAAGCGGCCAGCCGCTCGACCCCGGCCTCTTTGTGGCGGGCGGGCACCTCGACGCGGGCGGGTACAGCCGTCTGGCCGGGGGCGACGCGGGGGGCGTGGCGGAAGTCGCGGCGGTGCTCGACGCACCCAGCCTGGAAGACGCCGAGGCGGCGGCCAGGGCGGCCCTCGACACGGCGGCCCGCAATGTCGCCGCCGGGGACCCCGAGGGCGTGGGCGTCATCCTCGACTTCCTGCGGCGCAAGGAGATCGAGATTGCCAAGCTGAGACTGATCGGACGCGGCAAGTTCTACGACCTGCCCACCGAGCAGATTCGCCGCGAGGTGCAGGCATGA
- a CDS encoding V-type ATP synthase subunit F has translation MTQTNTAQADTSQRVAVLCDAETATGYRLAGAEVIEATPENAVRLLEGLIQEDRHGLVAVDTGLIPDPAAATARVMRGRDLPILLPIPSLRDAFAADTVDAKAYMGKLVRDTIGFDIKL, from the coding sequence ATGACCCAGACCAACACGGCGCAGGCCGACACCAGCCAGCGCGTCGCCGTGCTGTGCGACGCCGAGACCGCCACCGGCTACCGCCTTGCGGGCGCCGAGGTGATCGAGGCGACGCCCGAGAACGCGGTGCGCTTGCTCGAAGGGCTGATTCAGGAAGACCGTCACGGCCTCGTGGCGGTGGACACCGGCCTGATTCCCGATCCGGCGGCGGCCACCGCGCGGGTGATGCGCGGCCGCGACCTGCCGATCCTGCTGCCGATTCCCAGCCTGCGGGACGCCTTCGCCGCCGACACGGTGGACGCCAAGGCCTACATGGGCAAGCTGGTACGCGACACCATCGGCTTCGACATCAAGCTGTAA